Proteins found in one Serinicoccus marinus DSM 15273 genomic segment:
- a CDS encoding glycosyltransferase: protein MTSTSARERGPSRALILPGDLAGPSGGNHYNDRVVRELDARGLAVAVERLPGAWPRPAEPDRSALREALGRYTDVVVDGIIGSAAPEELAWARAHGVRVAVLVHLPLPAEGGTSAPERRLLEETERAALHAAGTVVATSDWARDDLLRRYGLAGVRSVPPGVDLAPPAAGSTPPHLLLLGAVTARKNPLVLLDALRTLMDRPWTASLVGLRARTRATSRRYGSARPSSRAASGRWARAAARTSRRSGAPPTS from the coding sequence ATGACCTCGACCTCCGCTCGTGAGCGGGGTCCGTCGCGGGCGCTGATCCTGCCCGGAGACCTCGCCGGGCCCAGCGGGGGCAACCACTACAACGACCGGGTCGTCCGCGAGCTCGACGCCCGAGGGCTCGCGGTGGCGGTCGAGCGACTGCCCGGGGCGTGGCCCCGACCGGCCGAGCCTGACCGGTCGGCGCTGCGCGAGGCGCTGGGACGGTATACCGACGTGGTGGTCGACGGGATCATCGGGTCGGCCGCACCCGAGGAGCTCGCGTGGGCCCGTGCGCACGGCGTCCGGGTCGCGGTGCTGGTGCACCTGCCGCTGCCCGCCGAGGGCGGCACGAGCGCTCCGGAGCGCCGACTTCTGGAGGAGACGGAGCGGGCCGCGCTGCACGCCGCGGGCACGGTGGTGGCGACCAGCGACTGGGCCCGGGACGACCTGCTGCGCCGCTACGGGCTCGCCGGGGTGCGCTCCGTGCCTCCCGGCGTGGACCTGGCGCCGCCGGCGGCCGGGAGCACTCCCCCGCACCTGCTCCTCCTCGGCGCGGTCACCGCCCGCAAGAACCCGCTCGTCCTGCTCGACGCGCTGCGGACGCTGATGGACCGCCCCTGGACCGCCTCCCTCGTCGGCCTCAGGGCCCGGACGAGGGCTACGTCGCGACGGTACGGGAGCGCTCGGCCGAGCTCGAGGGCCGCGTCCGGGCGCTGGGCCCGTGCCGCGGCGAGGACCTCGAGGAGATCTGGGGCGCCACCGACCTCCTGA
- a CDS encoding ABC transporter permease codes for MWTLARAGARAHRGGLIGTALALGLAATLLTLTGVLLETGVRAGTGDPLSPGALAGAQLTILASSFAGTALVVVLVVVATTVSLALRRRRPEFALLRAVGATRAQVRGIIARETLQVGLLAVPLGALPGLALAQALTPVLVDAGLLVPGSRPALSPLPVLGAVVVLLPTALAAGWLAARETLRQTATSAVRDSAVEEGPLGTGRRIAAIGTAALGLATAFTPLVLPGVIGSAVAASSALLLLGAAALAGPALVAWSVDALTPLLGGHRHPPTQLAMDNLRGFSRRLAAVVVPLALVMSTGVIQTSTDTAVERAAHRQLAASLGGDLVVGAGSPLPAGTAERVAAMSGVHETTVLSSTPAQVRTDDEDLAGLAWETVTMRVVSPDAPASLLDPGVSDGSLVSLRPEHDRGQLRRRARDRRPRRRGPAGAPSRR; via the coding sequence ATGTGGACCCTCGCCAGGGCCGGCGCCCGCGCGCATCGCGGCGGGCTCATCGGCACCGCTCTCGCCCTCGGACTCGCCGCCACCCTGCTCACGCTCACGGGCGTCCTCCTCGAGACCGGCGTCCGCGCCGGCACGGGCGACCCGCTGTCGCCCGGGGCGCTCGCCGGAGCCCAGCTCACCATCCTCGCCTCCTCCTTCGCGGGAACCGCGCTCGTCGTGGTCCTCGTCGTCGTGGCCACGACCGTGTCCCTGGCCCTGCGCCGGCGCCGACCGGAGTTCGCCCTCCTGCGTGCCGTCGGGGCGACCCGCGCACAGGTGCGGGGCATCATCGCCAGGGAGACCCTCCAGGTCGGCCTGCTGGCCGTGCCCCTCGGAGCCCTGCCCGGGCTGGCGCTCGCCCAGGCTCTGACTCCTGTCCTCGTGGACGCCGGGCTGCTGGTGCCGGGTTCGCGGCCGGCTCTCTCGCCGCTGCCGGTCCTCGGCGCCGTGGTGGTGCTCCTGCCCACCGCACTGGCCGCGGGATGGCTGGCGGCGCGCGAGACCCTCCGCCAGACCGCGACCTCCGCCGTCCGCGACTCCGCCGTCGAGGAGGGCCCGCTCGGAACGGGACGTCGGATCGCTGCGATCGGCACCGCGGCACTCGGGCTGGCCACGGCCTTCACGCCCCTCGTCCTCCCCGGGGTGATCGGCAGCGCGGTGGCGGCCTCGTCGGCCCTCCTCCTCCTCGGCGCCGCCGCCCTCGCCGGCCCGGCTCTCGTGGCCTGGTCCGTCGACGCCCTGACGCCCCTGCTGGGAGGCCACCGGCATCCACCGACGCAGCTGGCCATGGACAACCTGCGGGGCTTCTCGCGACGGCTCGCAGCGGTCGTCGTGCCGCTCGCCCTCGTCATGTCGACGGGCGTCATCCAGACGAGCACGGACACCGCCGTGGAGCGGGCCGCCCACCGTCAGCTCGCCGCCTCGCTCGGCGGAGACCTGGTCGTCGGCGCAGGGTCGCCGCTGCCCGCGGGCACCGCCGAGCGCGTCGCCGCGATGTCGGGCGTCCACGAGACCACGGTGCTGTCCAGCACCCCGGCCCAGGTCCGGACCGACGACGAGGACCTCGCCGGACTGGCCTGGGAGACGGTGACCATGCGCGTGGTCTCCCCGGACGCGCCCGCCTCCTTGCTGGACCCCGGGGTGTCCGACGGGTCGCTGGTGTCGCTCCGCCCCGAACACGATCGCGGTCAGCTCCGACGCCGCGCTCGAGACCGGCGCCCGCGTCGGCGAGGACCTGCAGGTGCGCCTTCCCGACGGTGA
- a CDS encoding helix-turn-helix transcriptional regulator yields MLLLLAEGLSNEEIARTLVLEISTVKSHLARMMPKLGVTSRLQAVVWAYQTGLVTVGGTPDRPALHPKDEPPRFHP; encoded by the coding sequence ATCCTCCTGCTGCTGGCCGAGGGCCTGTCCAACGAGGAGATCGCTCGCACCCTCGTCCTGGAGATCTCCACCGTGAAGTCCCACCTCGCCCGGATGATGCCCAAGCTCGGTGTCACCTCGCGCCTCCAGGCGGTGGTCTGGGCCTACCAGACCGGGCTCGTCACCGTGGGCGGCACCCCGGACCGGCCGGCCCTCCATCCAAAGGATGAACCCCCGCGGTTCCATCCTTAG
- a CDS encoding ABC transporter ATP-binding protein gives MPTLPYDVTTSTALRLVDVHKTYPGGARPVAALRGVTLDLASGTMTSVVGQSGSGKSTLLHVAAGLDVPTSGRVVIGGHDTTGLSADDLTRYRREHIGFVFQSYNLIPHLSVLNNIGLPLVLAGREADPDWIGQLVDALGLADLVGRRPGELSGGQAQRVAIARALVARPAVVFADEPTGALDSRTGAHVLGLLAATARRFDQTVVIVTHDAQVAATADRVLYLADGLVVHDETGASAEQVTSRLLAIGR, from the coding sequence ATGCCCACCCTTCCGTACGACGTCACCACCTCCACAGCGCTTCGTCTCGTCGACGTGCACAAGACCTATCCGGGCGGCGCCAGACCCGTGGCTGCCCTGCGCGGGGTCACCCTCGACCTCGCGTCGGGCACCATGACCTCCGTCGTGGGCCAGTCCGGGTCAGGCAAGTCCACCCTCCTCCACGTCGCCGCCGGCCTCGACGTGCCGACCTCCGGACGGGTCGTCATCGGCGGCCACGACACCACCGGCCTCTCCGCCGACGACCTCACCCGGTACCGCCGGGAGCACATCGGGTTCGTGTTCCAGTCCTACAACCTCATCCCCCACCTGAGCGTGCTGAACAACATCGGTCTCCCCCTCGTCCTCGCCGGCCGGGAGGCCGACCCGGACTGGATCGGCCAGCTCGTCGACGCCCTGGGGCTCGCCGACCTCGTGGGGCGGCGCCCTGGTGAGCTGTCCGGTGGACAGGCACAACGGGTGGCCATCGCCCGGGCCCTCGTGGCCCGTCCCGCCGTCGTGTTCGCCGACGAGCCCACCGGCGCCCTGGACTCCCGCACCGGGGCCCACGTCCTCGGCCTGCTCGCTGCCACCGCGCGCCGGTTCGACCAGACGGTCGTCATCGTCACCCACGACGCCCAGGTCGCGGCGACCGCGGACCGGGTGCTGTACCTCGCCGACGGCCTGGTCGTCCACGACGAGACCGGCGCCAGTGCCGAGCAGGTCACCTCCCGCCTCCTCGCGATCGGCCGGTGA
- a CDS encoding response regulator transcription factor, whose protein sequence is MIRILVADDEPLVRAGLSALLSSEPDIDVVAAVADGVEAVERARTEHPDVVCLDIRMPRLDGVAATRELAGPDASPPIPVLILTTFDTDEHLFGALDAGASGFLLKDAEPDEVIAAVRSVAAGHGTITDGLTRRVIGELSGRRRTLPVTAARASDVLTPVRPTSSCCWPRACPTRRSLAPSSWRSPP, encoded by the coding sequence ATGATCCGCATCCTCGTGGCCGACGACGAGCCCCTGGTGCGGGCCGGTCTCTCGGCGCTGCTCTCCTCCGAGCCGGACATCGACGTCGTCGCAGCCGTGGCCGACGGCGTCGAGGCGGTGGAGCGGGCGCGGACCGAGCATCCGGACGTCGTGTGCCTCGACATCCGGATGCCCCGTCTCGACGGCGTCGCCGCCACCCGGGAGCTCGCCGGACCCGACGCCTCGCCCCCCATCCCCGTCCTCATCCTCACGACCTTCGACACCGACGAGCACCTCTTCGGGGCGCTCGACGCGGGCGCCTCCGGCTTCCTCCTCAAGGACGCGGAGCCGGACGAGGTCATCGCGGCCGTCCGCTCGGTCGCCGCCGGGCACGGCACCATCACCGACGGTCTGACCCGCCGCGTCATCGGCGAGCTGAGTGGACGCCGACGCACCCTCCCCGTCACCGCGGCGCGGGCCAGCGACGTCCTCACCCCCGTGAGACCGACATCCTCCTGCTGCTGGCCGAGGGCCTGTCCAACGAGGAGATCGCTCGCACCCTCGTCCTGGAGATCTCCACCGTGA
- a CDS encoding glycosyltransferase — MGPCRGEDLEEIWGATDLLTLPSRAETYGMVVTEALAHGIPALVPARTGAVEALHGSGERDGLPPAGATVDGADPQAWSTALARWLDDQGLRRAWRAGASAHRDRLRGWATTATDFTRALRW, encoded by the coding sequence CTGGGCCCGTGCCGCGGCGAGGACCTCGAGGAGATCTGGGGCGCCACCGACCTCCTGACCCTGCCCTCCCGCGCCGAGACCTACGGGATGGTGGTGACCGAGGCGCTGGCGCACGGCATACCGGCGCTGGTCCCTGCGCGGACGGGGGCCGTCGAGGCGCTGCACGGGTCGGGCGAGCGCGACGGTCTGCCCCCGGCCGGAGCCACGGTCGACGGAGCCGACCCGCAGGCCTGGTCCACGGCCCTGGCCCGGTGGCTCGACGACCAGGGCCTGAGGCGCGCCTGGCGGGCGGGCGCGTCGGCCCACCGGGATAGACTCCGTGGGTGGGCCACGACCGCGACGGACTTCACCCGGGCTCTGCGGTGGTAG
- a CDS encoding lysylphosphatidylglycerol synthase domain-containing protein codes for MSDTLVASRPRPRRVRLVVGATLQVGLTLGLLGLVVTQWGLSPFTSAARALPWWAVVAGLGLGAAGVVLQALRWRLVARHLQISLPVGPAVARCWQAAFLNSVLPGGVAGDALRAADDSSDAEAPDGRRALASGFAAVAAERLVGTTVVLVAAAVALLGPVPLVGVACLAGGVVTAAVAWRWLRVLPLRDLALVLLLSVAGWAAFVGMFVLAVVVVAPDVEVSLAPGLATVSVAAMSVPVTVGGWGTREAAAGWIFMVRGLDMGTGVTVSIGYGILALLSTLPGAAILAVRVVPRWREAGLARHRRREG; via the coding sequence GTGAGCGACACCCTGGTCGCCAGCCGGCCACGGCCCCGGCGCGTCCGCCTCGTGGTCGGTGCGACGCTGCAGGTCGGGCTCACCCTGGGCCTGCTCGGCCTCGTCGTCACGCAGTGGGGGCTCAGCCCCTTCACCTCCGCGGCCCGTGCCCTGCCCTGGTGGGCGGTCGTGGCCGGCCTCGGCCTGGGGGCGGCCGGCGTGGTGCTCCAGGCGCTGCGCTGGCGGCTCGTCGCCCGGCACCTCCAGATCTCCCTCCCCGTGGGTCCGGCCGTCGCCCGCTGCTGGCAGGCCGCCTTCCTCAACAGCGTGCTGCCCGGAGGAGTCGCCGGCGACGCGCTCCGTGCGGCCGACGACAGCAGCGACGCCGAGGCGCCGGACGGCCGGCGCGCGCTGGCCAGCGGTTTCGCCGCCGTCGCCGCCGAGCGCCTGGTGGGGACCACGGTGGTGCTGGTCGCGGCGGCGGTGGCCCTGCTGGGCCCGGTCCCGCTGGTCGGGGTCGCCTGCCTGGCCGGCGGCGTCGTCACCGCGGCCGTGGCCTGGAGGTGGCTGCGGGTGCTGCCGCTGCGGGACCTCGCCCTCGTCCTGCTGCTGTCGGTCGCCGGGTGGGCCGCCTTCGTCGGGATGTTCGTGCTGGCCGTCGTCGTCGTGGCACCCGACGTGGAGGTGTCCCTGGCACCGGGGCTCGCCACCGTGTCCGTCGCGGCGATGTCGGTCCCCGTCACGGTCGGCGGGTGGGGGACGCGTGAGGCCGCCGCGGGGTGGATCTTCATGGTGCGGGGGCTCGACATGGGCACCGGGGTCACCGTCTCCATCGGCTACGGGATCCTCGCGCTGCTCTCCACGCTCCCCGGTGCCGCGATCCTGGCCGTGCGCGTCGTGCCCCGGTGGCGCGAAGCCGGTCTGGCCCGCCATCGACGGCGCGAGGGGTGA
- a CDS encoding sensor histidine kinase, giving the protein MGGTRTRVGPALVLLRRRRAPRSVLVLVAAGAPAAALAGMDAGTGVTSVAVIVAAFAAVLLMGVVRALPAAAAAAFLVGSAQAFVSWSEAGAVLAVLGSSVVQGVGTVGLPLATAVFVRARRDVVTARAEQAQAVVREHDALVQVAVARERTATARELHDIAAHHLSGITVMTGALGRQIDTDPEGAKRAVEQVRHQSKAMLRDLRSLVTLLREDGGPTGATAPETLSSLPALVEGARRAGTDVELTVLGPGPGDVLDGRSGPLAQFGAYRTVQEALANAARHAPGARCEVVLDTRDARTTRVRVVNHPAPADAPTSPGTGYGLVGMRERASLTGAHLSYGPTEDGGWCVDLSLPGAQAGTDHPDPGHGG; this is encoded by the coding sequence GTGGGCGGGACTCGCACTCGTGTCGGTCCAGCGCTCGTCCTGCTGCGGCGGCGACGGGCCCCCCGGTCCGTCCTGGTGCTCGTCGCCGCCGGCGCCCCGGCGGCGGCGCTCGCGGGAATGGACGCGGGCACCGGGGTCACCTCCGTGGCGGTCATCGTCGCGGCGTTCGCCGCCGTCCTGCTCATGGGGGTGGTCCGGGCGCTGCCGGCAGCCGCTGCCGCGGCGTTCCTCGTGGGCTCGGCCCAGGCGTTCGTGTCCTGGAGCGAGGCCGGCGCCGTCCTCGCGGTCCTGGGCTCGTCGGTGGTGCAGGGGGTCGGGACGGTGGGCCTCCCCCTGGCCACCGCCGTGTTCGTCCGGGCCCGCCGCGACGTCGTCACCGCCCGAGCGGAGCAGGCCCAGGCCGTCGTCCGCGAGCACGACGCCCTGGTGCAGGTCGCCGTCGCACGGGAACGGACGGCGACCGCTCGTGAGCTGCACGACATCGCCGCACACCATCTCTCCGGGATCACCGTCATGACCGGTGCCCTGGGCCGCCAGATCGACACCGATCCGGAGGGCGCGAAGCGGGCCGTCGAGCAGGTGCGGCACCAGAGCAAGGCCATGCTGCGCGACCTCCGCAGCCTCGTGACCCTGCTGCGGGAGGACGGCGGCCCGACGGGCGCCACCGCCCCGGAGACCCTCTCCTCCCTCCCGGCCCTCGTCGAGGGCGCGCGGCGAGCCGGCACCGACGTCGAGCTCACCGTGCTCGGACCCGGGCCCGGCGACGTCCTCGACGGCCGGTCGGGTCCGCTCGCTCAGTTCGGCGCCTACCGGACCGTGCAGGAGGCGCTGGCCAACGCCGCCCGGCACGCCCCCGGCGCGCGGTGCGAGGTCGTCCTCGACACCCGGGACGCACGGACGACCCGCGTCCGCGTGGTCAACCACCCGGCTCCGGCTGACGCTCCGACATCGCCGGGCACGGGCTACGGTCTCGTGGGTATGCGGGAGCGTGCCAGCCTCACGGGTGCCCACCTCTCCTACGGCCCCACCGAGGACGGTGGGTGGTGCGTCGACCTGTCCCTTCCCGGTGCGCAGGCCGGCACCGACCACCCGGACCCGGGGCACGGAGGATGA
- a CDS encoding FtsX-like permease family protein, whose protein sequence is MRLPDGEHTFRVVAVFDRGLGLGPYLIGGSTARDHGAPEQPTTLLVGGPSGGPTSTERLAAEIEALDLPVATTEDVVATSTAPGTAQQRLGTWLLLMLLAFVALGAANTLVLTTAGRRRELALLHRTGATPRQLVAMVLLESLATGTAAWLIGAVTVLPGVLGVSIGLLGATAPVVHPVTVAALSCTVIALPLLASVPTGVRVVRGVTG, encoded by the coding sequence GTGCGCCTTCCCGACGGTGAGCACACGTTCCGGGTCGTCGCGGTCTTCGACCGGGGGCTGGGCCTGGGCCCGTACCTCATCGGTGGGTCCACCGCCCGGGACCACGGCGCACCGGAGCAACCGACGACCCTCCTCGTCGGCGGACCGTCGGGCGGGCCGACCAGCACCGAGCGCCTCGCCGCCGAGATCGAGGCCCTGGACCTGCCGGTGGCGACCACCGAGGACGTCGTCGCGACGTCGACCGCGCCAGGGACGGCTCAGCAACGCCTGGGGACGTGGCTGCTGCTCATGCTGCTGGCGTTCGTGGCGCTCGGGGCGGCCAACACCCTGGTGCTCACGACGGCCGGCCGTCGCCGTGAGCTGGCCCTGCTCCACCGCACGGGTGCGACCCCTCGGCAGCTCGTGGCCATGGTGCTCCTCGAGTCCCTCGCCACGGGGACCGCGGCCTGGCTCATCGGCGCCGTGACGGTCCTGCCGGGAGTCCTGGGAGTCAGCATCGGCCTGCTGGGTGCGACCGCTCCCGTCGTCCATCCCGTCACCGTGGCTGCGCTCAGCTGCACCGTCATCGCCCTCCCCCTGCTCGCGTCGGTGCCAACAGGCGTGCGGGTCGTCCGAGGCGTCACGGGGTGA
- a CDS encoding YihY/virulence factor BrkB family protein, with protein MPERVDVLVELYWPLVGVLGIMSLTGLFHVATPARGPFWRDLPGALLTVVLWVVSSILIRRWAELAAGGFSVFGPLTAPIILMVYLYFLSFAVLVGASLNAGIRRLWPPPEYRGPMARVNEWWEERRAHRELRRAEREALAARSRESEEDEELRLAVTDGIPGPR; from the coding sequence GTGCCCGAGCGCGTGGACGTGCTCGTCGAGCTCTACTGGCCGCTGGTGGGGGTGCTCGGGATCATGAGCCTCACCGGCCTCTTCCACGTGGCCACCCCGGCCCGCGGGCCGTTCTGGCGCGACCTGCCCGGGGCGCTGCTGACCGTCGTGCTCTGGGTGGTGAGCTCGATCCTCATCCGCCGCTGGGCCGAGCTCGCGGCGGGCGGCTTCTCGGTCTTCGGCCCGCTGACCGCGCCGATCATCCTCATGGTCTACCTCTACTTCCTTTCCTTCGCCGTCCTCGTCGGCGCCTCGCTCAACGCGGGGATCCGCCGCCTGTGGCCGCCGCCGGAGTACCGCGGTCCCATGGCGCGGGTCAACGAGTGGTGGGAGGAGCGCCGTGCGCACCGCGAGCTGCGCCGCGCCGAGCGGGAGGCGCTGGCCGCCCGGAGCCGGGAGTCGGAGGAGGACGAGGAGCTGCGTCTGGCGGTGACGGACGGCATACCGGGGCCCCGCTGA
- a CDS encoding 6-pyruvoyl trahydropterin synthase family protein has product MFGLTVSDHVMIAHSLPDPFFGPAQGLHGATLVVEATWRRRELDEHGVVVDIGEAGGHLAAVLDPLRYQNLDEHPAFAGRLSTTEAVAAHVAHALADRADPAIDGIGVVVREHPQAWVTYDLDLRS; this is encoded by the coding sequence ATGTTCGGACTGACCGTCAGCGACCACGTCATGATCGCCCACAGCCTGCCCGACCCGTTCTTCGGGCCGGCCCAGGGGCTGCACGGCGCCACCCTGGTCGTCGAGGCCACCTGGCGCCGACGCGAGCTGGACGAGCACGGGGTGGTGGTGGACATCGGCGAGGCGGGCGGCCACCTCGCCGCGGTGCTCGACCCGCTGCGCTACCAGAACCTCGACGAGCACCCCGCGTTCGCCGGCCGGCTCAGCACGACCGAGGCCGTCGCGGCCCACGTCGCGCACGCGCTGGCCGACCGCGCCGACCCCGCCATCGACGGCATCGGGGTCGTCGTGCGCGAGCATCCGCAGGCCTGGGTGACGTATGACCTCGACCTCCGCTCGTGA
- a CDS encoding class I SAM-dependent methyltransferase has product MGHDRDGLHPGSAVVARPVPADWLALRRRADHRAREDALDLLELLTHHLRARGVDELVVVDVGAGTGSNQAWLAPRLPGHQRWVLVDHDADLLEHETSTGADDRITTERAVATVEDLPSLVPQDGTALLACAALLDLLSAAEIETLAHVVAPDAAPGAAALLSLTVTGEVVLTPGHPADAVVTTAFDAHQRREGRPGPDAAEVMARALRRRGARVELRATDWLLGTENEPLLRRYLHDRAAVAVEHDPGLAPVVQGWLEERSLQLEAGSLRARVGHLDLLSLPPEPVDEGAGAAPRSR; this is encoded by the coding sequence GTGGGCCACGACCGCGACGGACTTCACCCGGGCTCTGCGGTGGTAGCCCGTCCCGTCCCGGCCGACTGGCTGGCGCTGCGACGCCGCGCCGACCACCGCGCCCGCGAGGACGCCCTCGACCTGCTGGAGCTGCTGACCCACCACCTGCGCGCCCGCGGGGTCGACGAGCTCGTGGTGGTCGACGTGGGGGCCGGCACCGGTTCCAACCAGGCCTGGCTCGCACCGCGCCTGCCCGGACACCAGCGGTGGGTCCTGGTCGACCACGACGCCGACCTGCTCGAGCACGAGACCTCGACCGGGGCCGACGACCGCATCACGACCGAGCGCGCCGTCGCGACCGTGGAGGACCTGCCCTCCCTGGTCCCGCAGGACGGCACGGCCCTGCTCGCGTGCGCAGCCCTGCTCGACCTGCTGTCCGCGGCAGAGATCGAGACGCTCGCCCACGTGGTCGCACCGGACGCGGCGCCCGGAGCGGCTGCACTGCTGAGCCTCACCGTCACGGGCGAGGTCGTGCTCACGCCGGGCCACCCCGCCGACGCGGTCGTCACGACCGCCTTCGACGCGCACCAGCGGAGGGAGGGTCGGCCCGGGCCGGACGCCGCGGAGGTGATGGCCCGCGCCCTGCGCCGTCGCGGCGCCCGCGTGGAGCTGCGGGCGACGGACTGGCTCCTGGGCACCGAGAACGAGCCGCTCCTGCGCCGGTATCTCCACGACCGCGCCGCGGTGGCGGTGGAGCACGACCCCGGGCTCGCTCCCGTGGTGCAGGGGTGGCTCGAGGAGCGGTCGCTCCAGCTCGAGGCCGGCTCGCTCCGGGCGCGCGTCGGCCACCTCGACCTGCTGAGCCTGCCGCCCGAGCCCGTCGACGAGGGCGCCGGGGCGGCGCCGCGGAGCCGGTGA
- a CDS encoding ribonuclease J has protein sequence MGHPHPELGAPPSLPRNGLRVVALGGLGEVGRNMAVLEHRGKLLIIDCGVLFPEEHQPGVDVILPDFTFLQDRWQDVVGVVLTHGHEDHIGGVPYLLKERGDIPVVGSRLTLAFVSAKLKEHRIKPRTTQVAEGDRLSLGPFDCEFVAVNHSIPDGLAVMVRTAAGSVLHTGDFKMDQFPLDDRITDLRAFARLGEEGVDLFMVDSTNAEVPGFTTAEKDLSPAIDTVFRTAPGRIVVSSFASHVHRIQQVIDAAAAHRRKVAFVGRSMVRNMKIAQDLGYLEVPRGLVVDVKELDNLPPEKVTLVSTGSQGEPMAALSRMANRDHQIRIGEGDTVLLASSLIPGNENAVSRIINGLTRWGAKVVHQGNAKVHVSGHASAGELVYCYNIIRPRNVMPVHGEWRHLRANADLAIATGMDPDHVVVVDDGMVVDLVQGRATVSGKVRAGYVYVSAGNVGDVTEDELRDRLTLSQQGTVTVVALVDADTGRLTEAPDFLARGLGTDERMFDASVPAIEKALAEAASQGIGDVHELEQRIARAVSRWAFRTHRRNPLVVPVVIDA, from the coding sequence TTGGGCCATCCGCACCCTGAGCTGGGCGCCCCGCCCTCCCTGCCCCGCAACGGCCTGAGGGTGGTGGCGCTCGGCGGCCTGGGCGAGGTCGGCCGCAACATGGCCGTGCTGGAGCACCGCGGCAAGCTGCTGATCATCGACTGCGGCGTGCTCTTCCCCGAGGAGCACCAGCCCGGTGTCGACGTGATCCTGCCCGACTTCACCTTCCTCCAGGACCGGTGGCAGGACGTCGTCGGCGTCGTCCTCACCCATGGTCACGAGGACCACATCGGAGGGGTGCCCTACCTGCTCAAGGAGCGGGGGGACATCCCCGTCGTCGGCTCGCGCCTCACCCTGGCCTTCGTGAGCGCCAAGCTCAAGGAGCACCGGATCAAGCCCCGGACCACCCAGGTCGCCGAGGGTGACCGGCTCAGCCTGGGTCCTTTCGACTGCGAGTTCGTCGCGGTCAACCACTCCATCCCCGACGGGCTGGCCGTCATGGTCCGCACCGCGGCCGGGTCGGTGCTGCATACCGGGGACTTCAAGATGGACCAGTTCCCCCTGGACGACCGCATCACCGACCTGCGCGCCTTCGCCCGTCTGGGCGAGGAGGGCGTGGACCTGTTCATGGTCGACTCCACCAACGCCGAGGTGCCCGGCTTCACCACCGCGGAGAAGGACCTGTCCCCGGCCATCGACACCGTGTTCCGCACGGCGCCGGGGCGGATCGTGGTCTCCAGCTTCGCCAGCCACGTCCACCGCATCCAGCAGGTCATCGACGCCGCCGCGGCACACCGGCGCAAGGTCGCCTTCGTCGGCCGCTCGATGGTGCGCAACATGAAGATCGCCCAGGACCTGGGATACCTCGAGGTGCCGCGCGGGCTGGTCGTGGACGTCAAGGAGCTCGACAACCTCCCGCCCGAGAAGGTCACGCTCGTCTCCACCGGCTCCCAGGGCGAGCCGATGGCCGCGCTGTCGCGGATGGCCAACCGCGACCACCAGATCCGTATCGGCGAGGGCGACACCGTGCTGCTGGCCAGCTCGCTGATCCCCGGCAACGAGAACGCCGTCTCCCGCATCATCAACGGCCTGACCCGCTGGGGCGCGAAGGTCGTCCACCAGGGCAACGCCAAGGTGCACGTCTCCGGCCACGCCAGCGCCGGCGAGCTCGTCTACTGCTACAACATCATCCGGCCGCGCAACGTCATGCCGGTCCACGGTGAGTGGCGACACCTGCGCGCCAACGCCGACCTGGCCATCGCCACCGGGATGGACCCGGACCACGTCGTCGTCGTCGACGACGGCATGGTCGTGGACCTGGTCCAGGGGCGGGCCACCGTCAGCGGCAAGGTCCGCGCCGGCTACGTCTACGTCTCGGCGGGCAACGTCGGCGACGTCACCGAGGACGAGCTGCGCGACCGGCTCACCCTCAGCCAGCAGGGCACCGTGACCGTCGTCGCCCTCGTCGACGCCGACACGGGCAGGCTCACCGAGGCGCCGGACTTCCTGGCACGCGGTCTGGGCACCGACGAGCGCATGTTCGACGCCTCGGTCCCCGCGATCGAGAAGGCGCTCGCCGAGGCCGCCTCCCAGGGGATCGGGGACGTCCACGAGCTCGAGCAGCGGATCGCGCGGGCCGTCTCGCGGTGGGCGTTCCGCACGCACCGTCGCAACCCGTTGGTGGTGCCGGTGGTCATCGACGCCTGA